TCAGAAAGTGTCACTGAAAAATTGAGACCGGTGTCTGCGGGATTGCCGGTAAAATCAACCCCGCCTTTGCCACCCATGACATCGCCGGCATCAATTCTGCCCTCGAAGATGTTGCCCTTCTTATTGAGCACGATGGCGATGGGTTCAATTTCGGCCCGGCCAACACCTTCTGTGCCGGTTTGGTCAGGATCGGACATGACCCTGAGTTTGGCATCATCAATATACAGTGATTTGATCGAAGCCAGAGGGCCGCCGCCGGAGGCGGCATCAGCGTCATCAATCAGGGCCGTTAGCAGCTTCATCGAAGGTCCGGCATGCCAGCCCTTTGATCCATGTTCAATTTCAATTTCAAGACCGGAAAGTCTCATCTCTGTCGGATTCAATTCCCCGAGCAGAATATTAATTAAACTGAATCTGAATTCCGATTGCGGCAGCACAACGACCGTATCGGAAGCATTCAGTCTGACATTGCTCGCCTTGAGCCTGACCGGCAATGCAGACAGGCTGAATTCCAGCTCGGCCTTTTCGATACTGCCGAAAACGCCTTCTGCGTGGTGGCTTAGTTTGTCCTGGATAAACAGAACGAGGCCGCCTGTATTATTAACCTGCTTCCAAAAACTGTAACCATAACCGCCCGCAGCAACGATCAGCACTGTGAAAGCAACGAGAACGGCAGTTTGAAATTTTCGATTTCTCAGGAACAAAAAACCATCCCCCGGAATACGGCCATCCCATGATGCCGATATTGGGCTATCCTTTTTTTCCTGCTGCTCATAGTCCTGTATCTTTTCATGGTATTTTTTCAGATGGTATAACACAATTCCGGCAGCATCGTGTCAGCAAAACACGGGCGGGCCGCCAAAGCCAGGGGACGCGTTACGAGCCGCCCTCGCGCTGGTTACTGACTTTCATGGCAAGTCCGGCTTCAATGAAATCATCCAGATCGCCATCGAGAACACCCTGAGCATTCCCCTTTTCCACCTGGGTGCGGAGATCTTTGACCATTTGGTAAGGGTGCAGAACATAGGATCTGATCTGGTTGCCCCAGCCGATTTCCGTCTTGCTGGAAGCGGTTTCACTGGCTTCCGCCTCGCGCCGCTGCAATTCCAGCTCATAGAGGCGTGCTTTCAGCATGTTAAGGGCCGTTGCCTTGTTGCGGTGCTGAGATCTGTCGTTCTGGCACTGAACAGCGATCCCTGTCGGCAGGTGGGTAATACGGATAGCACTATCCGTCTTGTTGACATGCTGGCCGCCTGCACCGGAAGCCCGATAGGTGTCAATCCGCAGATCCTTTTCTTCAATCTCAATCTCGATCGTATCATCGACCACCGGATAGACCCAGACCGAAGCAAAACTGGTATGCCGCCGCGCTGATGAATCGTAGGGTGAGATACGGACAAGGCGGTGCACACCGCTTTCCGTCTTCAGCCAGCCATAGGCACTGTCACCGTTGAGACGCATGGTCACCGATTTGAGGCCGGCTTCTTCGCCGGCGCTTTCTTCAATATACTCAATCTTGTAGCCATGGGCCTCGCCCCAGCGGGCATACATGCGCTGCAGCATGGCCGCCCAGTCCTGAGCCTCGGTACCGCCGGCACCGGCATTAATTTCAATAAAGCAGTCATTGCCGTCAGCTTCGCCCGAAAGCAGGCTCTCGATCTGGCGCTTGGAGGCAATGGCCTCAATCTCGCCGAGACTGCTCTCAGCTTCGGTAATGACGTCGGTGTCGTTTTCCTCTTCACCAAGGGCGATCAACGCGATTGCATCTTCAAGTGCAGTCTCTATTTCCCTCACCCCGCCGATAAGACGATCAAGCCGGTTCTTCTCGCGCATAACTTTCTGGGCGCGTTCCTGGTCATCCCAAAGGTTTTGGTCTTCAGCCTGGGCATTGAGATCT
The nucleotide sequence above comes from Parvularculales bacterium. Encoded proteins:
- the prfB gene encoding peptide chain release factor 2; its protein translation is MQAEIEHKVTSIRSSLSLLRQHLGWDRAVARLEDLNAQAEDQNLWDDQERAQKVMREKNRLDRLIGGVREIETALEDAIALIALGEEENDTDVITEAESSLGEIEAIASKRQIESLLSGEADGNDCFIEINAGAGGTEAQDWAAMLQRMYARWGEAHGYKIEYIEESAGEEAGLKSVTMRLNGDSAYGWLKTESGVHRLVRISPYDSSARRHTSFASVWVYPVVDDTIEIEIEEKDLRIDTYRASGAGGQHVNKTDSAIRITHLPTGIAVQCQNDRSQHRNKATALNMLKARLYELELQRREAEASETASSKTEIGWGNQIRSYVLHPYQMVKDLRTQVEKGNAQGVLDGDLDDFIEAGLAMKVSNQREGGS